A window from Vulpes lagopus strain Blue_001 chromosome 23, ASM1834538v1, whole genome shotgun sequence encodes these proteins:
- the LOC121481333 gene encoding succinate dehydrogenase assembly factor 4, mitochondrial-like, whose amino-acid sequence MTRSGLVQLLSCILATVWPVARSPFLCHAVRRMSSQGEKSEHIKQSLKKLPEGHFDGPEDSNLEKVPLIKCPGYVNPVTKEKGGPRSPETA is encoded by the coding sequence ATGACCAGATCAGGGCTAGTTCAGTTGCTCAGCTGCATCCTGGCCACTGTGTGGCCCGTGGCAAGATCACCCTTTCTGTGTCATGCTGTGAGGAGAATGAGTTCTCAAGGAGAAAAATCCGAACACATTAAACAATCTCTTAAGAAGTTACCAGAAGGTCATTTTGATGGACCAGAAGATTCTAATTTAGAGAAAGTACCACTAATAAAATGTCCAGGTTATGTTAATCCTGTTACCAAAGAAAAAGGTGGACCCAGAAGCCCTGAAACTGCCTGA